The Acinetobacter wuhouensis genome includes the window ATTTTGGAACCACGTACCGAGTTCCGCCCTTATACTTCAAATCGTGTCTTCCGCATCATGACGTCAGACTATGCCGAAGCGACTCTTGTTCCTCGCTTAGTTAAAGCCTTACGTTCAGAAGCACCAAACGTGGTTCTCGACTTTTTAACACCAAGTGATGTGTCATATCGTGATATGGAACAAGGTAAAGTTGATTTAGCGATTAACCGTTTCAATGAAATTCCACAAAGTTTCCATCAAGTCCTTGTTTGGCGTGATAGCTTTTCATGTCTTTTGAATGGTAAACACCCTGCTGCAAATAATTTAAATCTCAAAAGCTATTTAGATGCACAACATATTTGGGTATCTAAAACGGGTATGGGCGTGGGCTTTGGTGTCAATCCTGAAAAACAAGCAGGTTTAGGCTGGATTGATCAGGCTTTAGAACGTATTGGGCAAAAACGTAAAATTTCAGTATTTACCCGTCATTATCAAATGCCTGCATTATTGGCTTCAAATGTTGACTTGGTTGCAACCTTACCGACTCGCATTGCTCGCCTACAAGCAAAAAGCCAAAACTTATTGATTAAAGACCCTCCATTTTATATTCCTGAATTTGAATTAAAAATGGCATGGTGTCCTTTATTGCATCATCACCCTGCACATCGTTGGTTACGTCAATTGATTCTTTATGTGGCACGCCAAATGATTGAAGAAGAAAATCGTGAATTCATGCAAAATAATTCGCATTTTTCTCAATATTAATAGAATTTTACTTAAATTCTTATCATTTCAAGCTTATACTCAATTCAAATCGGTAGTGTTTTACACACTACCTCCCTTTATTTGTGTTAATTTATGACATATTAACAACATCTCATAATAATGATGATCCATAGGTGGATTCGTGAGCCTCTTCCAGAATATCCTCATCATCGCGGTACTTATTGTAGGAGCAGGTTTTTTATCTTTGACTGAAATCGCACTTGCAGGTGCGCGTAAAGTCAAACTCAAGATCCTTGCCGAATCAGGTGATGAACGCGCACAGAAAGTCCTCGACTTACAGCAAAATTCAGCTGATTTCTTTGCTGCGTCGCAGATTGGCTTAAATGCTGTTGCCATCCTAGGCGGTATTTTAGGTGAAGGTGCTTTTCGTCCTTATTTCTTTGAATTTGTTTCACGTTTCTATGCTGGTCCTTGGGCTGAAACCATCAGCTTTGCACTTTCATTTACCTTAGTCACTTCATTATTTATTCTGTTTGCAGATCTGATGCCAAAACGTATGGCAATGATTGCACCTGAAAAAATTGCTGTCTCGGTCATTAACCCGATTCAGATTTTTATTGTAGTCTGTAAACCATTGGCTTGGTTTATCAATGCTGTTGCCAACTTGCTTTTCCGTCTGTTCAAAGTGAATACGACACGTGAAGATAATATTACTTTTGACGATATTTCTGCGGTGATGGATGCAGGTGCGCAAGCAGGTGTATTGCAAAAGCAAGAGCACCATTTTATTGAGAATGTATTCGAACTCGAAGAACGCAATGTACCTTCAAGTATGACCACACGTGAAAATGTGGTGTATTTTACACTTAAAGAATCAGAAGATAGTATTCGTCAAAAACTGGCTGAATATCCTTATTCAAAGTTTTTAGTTTGTAATGAAAATATTGACCAAGTGATTGGCTATGTCGATGCCAAAGATATACTAGTACGTATTTTAAATAATCAAAAAATCAATCAGCTCAATGAATCAACAATTCGTAATGTCTTAACCATTCCTGATACTTTAACACTCTCTGAACTTCTCGATCGTTTCCGCTCAAGTAAAGAAAAATTTGCTGTGGTGATCAATGAATATGCTTTGGTCGTTGGTGTGATCACCCTGTCTGACATCATGATTACTGTGATGGGCGATTGGGTTACACCGATGGAAGAAGAGCAGCAAATCATTAAACGTGATAATAATTCATGGCTGATCGAAGGTAGCACACCGATTGAAGACATGATGCATGCGCTGGCTATTGATGAAATGCCAGATGCAGATAATTATGAAACTCTAGCAGGTTTCATGATGTATAAACTCAGAAAAATTCCACGCCCTGCGGATACCGTGATCTTTGGTGGTTATAAATTTGAAGTTGTCGATGTCGATCATTTTAAAATTGACCAACTTTTAGTGACACGTCTATTAGAACCTAGTGAAGCAGAAACACCTGAAGAAGAAGCTAAATAATCATTTTTTTTAATGGCTAAAATTTTAGACATAGGCTTAGTGACCTACAAGCATAGGTGACTAAGCTTATCTTTTTTTAACCACACGATTCGCCCATTTCCTTTATAAATCATGTAAAGAATATGACCCATAGCACAGATTGTTTATCATTTTAAAAAATATGAAAATTATCATGATTCAACTCAAATCCAACCACTAAAAATAAATACCTTAAAAATCAAAATATTAAAAATAATCACCTTTTTAGTGCAAAAATTATTAAGTTCCATAACTGACTGTTTTTTATATTTTATAATTTTCAAAAATAGTGATGAAATCATCATTTTCAATCATATATTTTAATTTAATCAAATAACTATTAGCATTCACCTACACAAAAAAAGGCTTTTCAATAATGCCTATCTTCAAGGATTGAACTATGCTCACCGTATTAGGTTTGGGCATGATTTTGTGCTTTATGTACTTAATTATGTCAAGAAAAATGACTGCTCTCGCAGCTTTAACACTGATCCCAATTGTCTTTGCACTCATCACTTATGGTTTGAGTTTTTATATCGACAGCATAGGTCACTTCGAACTCAAAGAACTCGGTGAAATGATGTTAGATGGTGTGAAAAAGCTCGCACCTACAGGTGTAATGCTACTTTTCGCAATCCTCTACTTCGCCATTATGATTGATACTGGGCTGTTTGATCCTTCAGTTAAATTCATTCTTAAATTGGTCAAAGGTGATCCACTCAAAGTAGTCATCGGTACAATTACACTTACCATTATTGTGTCATTGGATGGTGATGGCTCTACGACTTATATGATCTGTGTTGCAGCTATGCTTCCGCTCTACAAGCGTTTAGGTATGAGCCCATTGATCATGGCATGCTTAATGATGCTTGCCAGTGGTATCATGAATTTAACCCCTTGGGGCGGTCCAACGGCGCGTGCAGCAAGTGCACTCCATGTAGAAGCAAGTGATGTATTTGTACCCATGGTACTTCCAATGATTATTGCGATTATTTGGTTGTATTTTGTTGGCTATATGTATGGTCGTTCTGAGCGTAAGCGTTTAGGCATTATCGAATTGGATGTTAGTCATGGTGACAATATTCAAATTTCGACCAACCCAGAAGCCAACCGTGCACATTTAAGATGGTTCAATGCTTTGCTTACAGTCGTGTTGATGGTCTGCTTGGTCAAAAGCGTGTTACCGCTACCAATCCTGTTTATGATTGCACTGTGTATTGCACTGGTGGTGAACTATAAAGATGTCGACATGCAAAAATCACTGGTTGCACACCATGCAGGAAGTGCTTTAAATGTCGTTGGAATTATCTTTGCAGCTGGTATTTTTACAGGGATTCTCTCGGGCACGGGTATGGTGGATGCTATGTCTAAGGAGTTGGTGGCGATTATTCCTGAAAGCATGGGACCATTTCTTGCTCCAATTACCGCTGTAATTAGTATGCCTTTGACCTTCTTTATGTCCAATGATGCTTTCTATTACGGTGTGCTTCCTATTCTTTCTGAAGCTGCTGGACACTACGGTATTACCCCTGTAGAAATGGCGCGTGCTTCGATCGTGGGACAACCTGTACACTTACTTTCACCATTGGTTCCATCGACTTATTTACTCTGTGGCTTGGCTGGAATTGAGCTAGGACAACATCAGAAATTCACCATTAAATGGGCAATTTTGACATGTTTGGTCATGGGTGCTGCGGCATTGGTACTTGGTGTGTTCCCACTCTATTCGACTTTGCAATGAGTTGAAACTAGAAATATTCTCCCAATACAGATATTACTAGCCCTCAAAAAATAAAAGCACGATATTCGTGCTTTTATTTTTGACTAATTTTTAGAATCAATAGCCAGTAATCAGCATATCCAATACAGCTTGATAGTGAATATTAATATCATCTTCTAAAATTTTATACGCGCTATCGAACTGTACCATTGGCCAGCCTTCTTTCCAGAAAGGGAAAATATTATGTAGGTCATGCGTCACAATGGCATCTTCACGAATAATCGCTTGCGCCACTTGAGATAAAACTTGTGCCGTTTCAGCACCATCAATTTTTAAATAATCAATGCCATGCGCTTTTAGAATGCGGATACGGTCTTTTTTATAACGAATTTTTTTCGCTTGTGCTTCATTTAAATTTAAAGCTAAAACAACTGCTTCTACAAATTTTTCTTCAAAACTTTGATTTAAAGCCACTAAAGCCTGTTTATGTGCTTCCTGACGTCCTGCTTTCCCACCATCACGAATGATTTTATTTGATTCGACATTGAGTTCATCAGATTTCATTGATTGAAGAATGTCTAAAATTTCAATATCACTTAATGATGCAGAAGAATCTGTCATGGGAGTCCTAAAAACAAAATAAATTAAGTGCCTATTTTCGCATAAATTGAAAATTAAAACAGAGATAATGTTAATCTCAATATAGAAAGGCTACTACTTAGCTGATCATCCATCAATGTTAATCAAATAATAATTCAGGATCTCATCGTGTTATGTCAATTTCAGCTTTAATCGCATGTACCAGTTTTTATTCAGCTTTATACCTTTTTTACTTTTATTTTGCCAAGCAACAACAACCTCTTTTGCTTATTTTAGCTGTAGCGCTACTTGTCTTTGCCTATATCATTACGCCATCGGCAGAAAAGAAAGAACGCCGTCATTTCAATAACACATTGAACTATGAAAATTGGTTTACCTTACCACTCTATACATGGTGGCGATTATTTAGTTTACCCATACGTTTTTTACTGTCTAAACTATTTGATTAGTGTATAAATTATTCTATCCATATATAAATGATTTGATCAATCAATAAAAAATGAGGTCATATGAAAGCGATTGCCTACAAAAAACCTTTAGCTATCTCAGAATCAAATGTGTTTTCTGAAATTGAAATCAACCAACCTATTGCCAGTGGTCATGACTTACTCATCCAAGTTAAAGCCATTTCAGTAAATCCTGTTGATGTTAAAATGCGGCAACGCACTGCACCTGAAAATGACACTTGGAAAATTTTAGGACATGATGCAGTTGGAACCGTCATCGCCATTGGAGATCAAGTTGAAGACTTTAAAGTCGGTGATGAGGTTTTCTATGCAGGATCAAACCAAAGACAAGGTTCTTATGCAGAGTATCAATTGGTCGATGAACGTATTGTTGGATTTAAACCTAAATCATTAAGCGATGCTGAAGCAGCTGCGCTACCACTCACATCTTTAACCGCCTATGAAATGCTCTTTGATCGCTTAAAAGTTCAAGAAACCAAAGCAGATAAACCTGTCATTTTAGTGATCGGTGCTGCTGGTGGCGTGGGTTCAATTACAGTTCAACTATTAAAAGCCTTAACTGAATTTACCGTGATCGCGACTGCTTCTCGTCCTGAATCCAAAACTTGGCTTAAAGAAATTGGTGCAGATTTTGTCATTGATCATCAGCAATCAATTGAATCACAAATCAAAGCTTTAGATATTGGCTCACCGCACTATGTATTCTCTATCAATGGTACAGGAGCTTATACACAAGCCATTGCCAATGTGATTGCACCACAAGGGCACTTTGGCTTGATTGATGATCCTGAAAATTTTGTGATTAATCCATTTAAAGTGAAGTCGATTTCAATTCATTGGGAATCAATGTTTACACGTTCAACTTTTCAAACCAAAGACACCGCTCGACAAGGCGATATTTTAAATAAAGTGTCAAAATTACTCGATGACAAACGAGTAAAAACAACTTTAGGACAAAACCTCGGTAAAATTAATGTAGAAAATATTACTGAAGCCCATCGATTGATTGAATCAGGGAAAAGCATTGGTAAGATTGTATTAGAAGGCTTTTAGTTTAAGAACTTCGAAATGATCAATCTTTATATGCTGGTCAATAAAAGCCTGAGTCAAAGCCTCTAAATTTTAACGCATGGTGTAATGTCAACTTCGTACAATGACACTACACCCTGTTTTTAATAAATATTTTATTAAACCCGAGATAGTGACGTTGCATATTGAACAACGTCTAGATGCCCAAAGAATCCAGGCAAACCACCTGTGTGTAGGAAAATGGTTTTCTGCCCTTTTTGAATCGTCCCATCACGTACGGCTGCAACCAAACCTGCAAATGCACGTCCTGTATAGATTGGATCTAAAACAATCCCTTCATATTGTGCAATTAAACGTAATGCCTCTTTTACAGGCTCAGTTAAAGCACTATATCCATCACCAACTTGATCCAGTCGCACACGAATTGTGTCTGAATAATCTGAGGATTGCATATCTGCTAATAAATTACGCACTCGATTTTCAGGATCTGTAACTGCTCCAGTATGTACACCATAAACCAAATCAGCACCTAACTCATGGACTAAACCCGCCATTGTTCCACCTGAGCCCAATGCAACCACTACATGGTCAATATGTTCAGCTTGTTGCTTTAACTCTTTGGCACAATCAACATACCCCTGTGCAGCATATGCATTCGATCCACCAAAAGGAATGAAAGAAGCTGTAATGCCTTGCTGTTGTAAGTCCTGAATCCGTTGTTGAGCAGCTTGTTCTAATTGTCCATCATCAGCATCACCTAACCAATGTAATTTGGCACCAAATAGTCCATCTAAAACAATATTGCCTGTTGGATGCTCAGGAGCTTGCCCTGCTAAAACCAATTCAACATTTAATCCTAGTTTTGCTCCTGCAGCAGCTGTTAAGCGAGCATGATTACTTTGTGCAGCCCCCACAGTCACTAAAGTTGTCGCACCTTGTTCAACTGCTTTTGCACACGAGTATTCAAGTTTTCTGATTTTATTTCCGCCACCACCTAAGCTAGATAAATCATCACGTTTAATCCATAGATCTTCGGCATTCAAACCTAAAGCAACTGCTAAACGAGGTAAATTTTCTAGTGGTGTATTCCATGTACCTAATGCAATTTTATTCATCAAAAATATCTCATGACCATTTGTGTAATGGAATGTTGAATATTGCGATTGCAATGACTACAACTCGACATTGGATCACAATATTCAAATCTTTTTATGTTAAATCACTTCAACCACAACTTTACCGATATGTTCACCCGTATCTAAACATGCATG containing:
- a CDS encoding hemolysin family protein, with product MSLFQNILIIAVLIVGAGFLSLTEIALAGARKVKLKILAESGDERAQKVLDLQQNSADFFAASQIGLNAVAILGGILGEGAFRPYFFEFVSRFYAGPWAETISFALSFTLVTSLFILFADLMPKRMAMIAPEKIAVSVINPIQIFIVVCKPLAWFINAVANLLFRLFKVNTTREDNITFDDISAVMDAGAQAGVLQKQEHHFIENVFELEERNVPSSMTTRENVVYFTLKESEDSIRQKLAEYPYSKFLVCNENIDQVIGYVDAKDILVRILNNQKINQLNESTIRNVLTIPDTLTLSELLDRFRSSKEKFAVVINEYALVVGVITLSDIMITVMGDWVTPMEEEQQIIKRDNNSWLIEGSTPIEDMMHALAIDEMPDADNYETLAGFMMYKLRKIPRPADTVIFGGYKFEVVDVDHFKIDQLLVTRLLEPSEAETPEEEAK
- a CDS encoding D-cysteine desulfhydrase family protein → MNKIALGTWNTPLENLPRLAVALGLNAEDLWIKRDDLSSLGGGGNKIRKLEYSCAKAVEQGATTLVTVGAAQSNHARLTAAAGAKLGLNVELVLAGQAPEHPTGNIVLDGLFGAKLHWLGDADDGQLEQAAQQRIQDLQQQGITASFIPFGGSNAYAAQGYVDCAKELKQQAEHIDHVVVALGSGGTMAGLVHELGADLVYGVHTGAVTDPENRVRNLLADMQSSDYSDTIRVRLDQVGDGYSALTEPVKEALRLIAQYEGIVLDPIYTGRAFAGLVAAVRDGTIQKGQKTIFLHTGGLPGFFGHLDVVQYATSLSRV
- a CDS encoding CitMHS family transporter is translated as MLTVLGLGMILCFMYLIMSRKMTALAALTLIPIVFALITYGLSFYIDSIGHFELKELGEMMLDGVKKLAPTGVMLLFAILYFAIMIDTGLFDPSVKFILKLVKGDPLKVVIGTITLTIIVSLDGDGSTTYMICVAAMLPLYKRLGMSPLIMACLMMLASGIMNLTPWGGPTARAASALHVEASDVFVPMVLPMIIAIIWLYFVGYMYGRSERKRLGIIELDVSHGDNIQISTNPEANRAHLRWFNALLTVVLMVCLVKSVLPLPILFMIALCIALVVNYKDVDMQKSLVAHHAGSALNVVGIIFAAGIFTGILSGTGMVDAMSKELVAIIPESMGPFLAPITAVISMPLTFFMSNDAFYYGVLPILSEAAGHYGITPVEMARASIVGQPVHLLSPLVPSTYLLCGLAGIELGQHQKFTIKWAILTCLVMGAAALVLGVFPLYSTLQ
- a CDS encoding zinc-binding alcohol dehydrogenase family protein — its product is MKAIAYKKPLAISESNVFSEIEINQPIASGHDLLIQVKAISVNPVDVKMRQRTAPENDTWKILGHDAVGTVIAIGDQVEDFKVGDEVFYAGSNQRQGSYAEYQLVDERIVGFKPKSLSDAEAAALPLTSLTAYEMLFDRLKVQETKADKPVILVIGAAGGVGSITVQLLKALTEFTVIATASRPESKTWLKEIGADFVIDHQQSIESQIKALDIGSPHYVFSINGTGAYTQAIANVIAPQGHFGLIDDPENFVINPFKVKSISIHWESMFTRSTFQTKDTARQGDILNKVSKLLDDKRVKTTLGQNLGKINVENITEAHRLIESGKSIGKIVLEGF
- a CDS encoding LysR family transcriptional regulator produces the protein MNLERVDLNLLIYLDVLLREKNVTRAAEQLGVTQPAMSNILRRLRNLFNDPLLIRSSEGMTPTERALELQPRIRDALSDLSMILEPRTEFRPYTSNRVFRIMTSDYAEATLVPRLVKALRSEAPNVVLDFLTPSDVSYRDMEQGKVDLAINRFNEIPQSFHQVLVWRDSFSCLLNGKHPAANNLNLKSYLDAQHIWVSKTGMGVGFGVNPEKQAGLGWIDQALERIGQKRKISVFTRHYQMPALLASNVDLVATLPTRIARLQAKSQNLLIKDPPFYIPEFELKMAWCPLLHHHPAHRWLRQLILYVARQMIEEENREFMQNNSHFSQY